CGCTCGTCGCCGTTCGGACGGCGCTCGAGAACGGCCCCGCGATGGTCGATCGTCGGTCCCCTCTCACGACGGGGATCGGTCGATCCGAAAAGTGGCCGTAGACGCGGGACGCGGCCGTCGACGTCGGTACTGACGGAGAAATCGATCCGGATCGGGGGAGAGCTCCCGCTCTCGATCACTCGACGCCGACGGTTCGGGCCGGCGAGTCGACCGGATCAGCGTCGCGCAGCCGCTGCTCGAGCGGGGCGGCCGCGGCGCGCTTCTCGCGGAACAGGTCCCGCGCCCAGTCGACGACCGCGGGATGCGTACAGCGGAGCACGTCGAAGCCGCCGTTGTCCGGGGTCACGGCGGAGAGGAAGACCGTCTCGTCGACAAGGTCGACGTTACAGGGGACCGTCTCGTCGATGCTGTAGTAGACCGACTGGTCCGTGCGACGCTCGATCTCCCGCCACCGGTCGACGAGTTCCGGGTTCTCGAGCGCGACGGCGCTCGCGTTCCGATCGAAGACGACCTCGGCGTCCGGCCGGTCGCCGGCGGCCAGCGTCTCGCCGTAGGTGTACATCGGGAGGCTCGTAAAGGAGTCGACGACGGCCCGGACGGTCGTCGCGCGGCCGACGGCGTCGGCCACGACGCGCATCCCGGCCAGCGGATCGGCGCTGTCGGCGGCGACGAGTTCGGCCTCGGCGAGACAGCGGAGTTCGAAGGCGAACCACTCGGTCGGCAGGGAGTCGACGACATCGGGATACTGCTGCCCGACGGTGATCGTCTCGA
This portion of the Haloterrigena gelatinilytica genome encodes:
- a CDS encoding helix-turn-helix transcriptional regulator, with product MSENVSTDRPSGGGTNATSDAIESAAFLARSEHRVRVLELLADDRRTREELMAGTDVTRVTLSRILGDLGERGWVDRDHADGGYAITNTGRDVYEQFDRLLETITVGQQYPDVVDSLPTEWFAFELRCLAEAELVAADSADPLAGMRVVADAVGRATTVRAVVDSFTSLPMYTYGETLAAGDRPDAEVVFDRNASAVALENPELVDRWREIERRTDQSVYYSIDETVPCNVDLVDETVFLSAVTPDNGGFDVLRCTHPAVVDWARDLFREKRAAAAPLEQRLRDADPVDSPARTVGVE